The Aspergillus flavus chromosome 2, complete sequence region TTTTGGTTATTCTTTCAGCATATTGTttggtgtttgtttgttgtgTTATATCTGATTAACACTTGAGAGTACCCCAGGTATTGATGATATATGcaaaataatattaagacCATTATGTCGCTCCCACATATATAGCTCAGAAAGAACAAACACCACACTTAAACAAACCAATATATACAAACCAAAACTACTACAAAGTAGAACATCCCTCTCCAACCACACATCCAACCCTCAAATCCGCAACGCTCTCCCCAACCCAAATCTTAACTCCCTCTCCATTCACAGGCGCCTTCCAGTCCtgaacaacaacatcccaaACACTAAGATCCTTGCGCGTGACATCCAACGTAAGCACCTCACTCTCCCCCGCAGCCAagatcttcgtcttctcgaACTGCCGCAGCTGTCGAGATGGCGTATCCAGCCCCAGACTACTGGGCAATTCCACATACAGCTGCGCAACGGCACGGCCATCCCGAGAACCTGTGTTCGTCACTTTGACCTGGACCGAAAAGGTAACGTCCCATAAGGCCGGGTTGCCTCCTTCTGCTCCGCCGGCGCGAGGGGCGGGCTTGGGTTCTGTGGTGTAGCCGTCGGGGTAGGGGTACGTCTTTGAGGAGTTGGCGGCTGCGCCTTCTGGGTTGTCGAGGTAGGGGTAGAGGTAGCGCCAGATGCGGTTGAAGTTCTTGGGCCAGGCGACTTCTGATGCGTCGGGTTTGGCGGTGGGGTATGTGGGTGTGGAGCCTTTGGGGGGTCGCGCGGCGGGGTAGGCTGTGTCTAGGGCTTTGATGATGGATAGGTTGGGTTCGGTAAAGTTGAACGTGGTGTAGGAGAGACCGTGTCCGAATGGGTATCGGGGGGTGATATTTGCCTTCAGGAAGTGTCGGTAATCGATGTAGAGGCCCTCGGTGTAGTCGTCTTGAATTTGGCCGAATGGCTGAGCAATTAGACCGACGCTCTCCGGGTAGTCCGATTCACTGTGAGGGATGGTGTAAGGCAGATGACCGCTAGGACTATAGTCCCCAAAGAGGATATCGGTGAGTGACCAGCCTGCCTCCTGTCCTGGGAGGTGAGCGACGAGCACCGCTTTAACGGAGTCGAGGTCAATCCATTCTTCCATCAGGATGGGTCCCACGGTATGCACAACAACCACTACGTTTGAGAACTTTTCTGCGGCAGCTTTGACCAGGTTGTCGCCATTGTGCCATGCGTGCAGCCCTGCCAGCGTACGGTCTCCTGGATTGCCATCAACGGTGATGTAGTTCTCGCCGGAGTCCGAATTGATAAAGACGATCGCGATGTCATCGGGGCCTGCAGTGACGCCCGAAGGAAACGTGTCTGTGATGTGGAATCCGGCATTGGATGAGATATTCGCTATCGCTTCTTGCGGCGTGATGAGATACGGGAGTCTGGATGTTCCGCTTCCCCATCCCATGGTCAATACGCCTTTGTTGCAGCCTTTGTCCGTGCAAGAGTTGATCCCGTCCGAATTGGTCCCGGCATCGGTGCCAAAGATCTTCAAGGTGTTATTCCGTTTCAG contains the following coding sequences:
- a CDS encoding putative beta glucosidase (Probable beta-glucosidase F), coding for MAAFPAYLALLSYLVPGALSHPEAKTLTSRASTEAYSPPYYPAPNGGWISEWASAYEKAHRVVSNMTLAEKVNLTSGTGIYMGPCAGQTGSVPRFGIPNLCLHDSPLGVRNSDHNTAFPAGITVGATFDKDLMYERGVGLGEEARGKGINVLLGPSVGPIGRKPRGGRNWEGFGADPSLQAFGGSLTIKGMQSTGAIASLKHLIGNEQEQHRMSSVITQGYSSNIDDRTLHELYLWPFAESVRAGAGSVMIAYNDVNRSACSQNSKLINGILKDELGFQGFVVTDWLAHIGGVSSALAGLDMSMPGDGAIPLLGTSYWSWELSRSVLNGSVPVERLNDMVTRIVATWYKMGQDKDYPLPNFSSNTEDETGPLYPGALFSPSGIVNQYVNVQGNHNVTARAIARDAITLLKNNDNVLPLKRNNTLKIFGTDAGTNSDGINSCTDKGCNKGVLTMGWGSGTSRLPYLITPQEAIANISSNAGFHITDTFPSGVTAGPDDIAIVFINSDSGENYITVDGNPGDRTLAGLHAWHNGDNLVKAAAEKFSNVVVVVHTVGPILMEEWIDLDSVKAVLVAHLPGQEAGWSLTDILFGDYSPSGHLPYTIPHSESDYPESVGLIAQPFGQIQDDYTEGLYIDYRHFLKANITPRYPFGHGLSYTTFNFTEPNLSIIKALDTAYPAARPPKGSTPTYPTAKPDASEVAWPKNFNRIWRYLYPYLDNPEGAAANSSKTYPYPDGYTTEPKPAPRAGGAEGGNPALWDVTFSVQVKVTNTGSRDGRAVAQLYVELPSSLGLDTPSRQLRQFEKTKILAAGESEVLTLDVTRKDLSVWDVVVQDWKAPVNGEGVKIWVGESVADLRVGCVVGEGCSTL